One Candidatus Binatia bacterium genomic region harbors:
- the menD gene encoding 2-succinyl-5-enolpyruvyl-6-hydroxy-3-cyclohexene-1-carboxylic-acid synthase, with translation MQQESEAARTARILVEELVASGVEAACISPGSRSTPLTLAFADHPDAKVFSHIDERAGSFFALGLAKTSRKPVALVCTSGTALANYFPAIIEASLSRVPLIVLSADRPPELHDCGANQTIHQQEIFGSYVRFASNVAASMAEPSGERALRRLADRVVAEACSVRSGPVHLNCEFREPFGPRIVPSPPDQDGKGAREPNTRTHQVRGFSGDVPADVIDLLAGARRPLIVMGPTVLDAGETEAGLRNLAGRVGAAIFAEATANVRGLQPEDGRVDAYDALLRGGQPKELPDLLVRIGDLPTSKAVGQFLMSCAEIPQMILAENGEWPDPAATATHLISGPLAPILATIAESLPENADRSAWAAGWVAAGLEARGRLDRYLDTTEPVEGTILRSVVQALPREAALFVGNSISVRDLDLFCASGSDSPEVLVSRGASGIDGLVSTIFGVSAGHSGATVGVLGDVSFLHDAGGLLAATRADARAVLVVLDNDGGGIFDHLPLAGEGHPAFEDLFVTSHGRSIAEISRSYGVASTEVRAEQFPDALQAALSSGESHVLVVRIERRESLAAHREIGTLLSQVSGWN, from the coding sequence ATGCAGCAGGAGAGTGAAGCCGCTCGGACGGCACGGATCCTGGTTGAAGAACTGGTAGCCTCCGGCGTGGAGGCGGCATGTATTTCGCCTGGAAGCCGATCGACGCCTCTGACGCTGGCTTTCGCCGACCACCCTGATGCGAAGGTGTTTTCGCATATCGATGAACGAGCCGGCAGTTTTTTTGCACTCGGACTTGCGAAGACCTCGCGAAAACCAGTCGCGTTGGTTTGCACGTCGGGCACCGCGCTGGCCAACTATTTTCCTGCAATCATCGAGGCGAGCCTCTCCCGGGTGCCCCTGATTGTTCTGAGTGCCGATCGACCGCCGGAGCTTCACGATTGTGGGGCCAACCAGACGATCCACCAGCAGGAGATTTTCGGCTCCTATGTTCGCTTTGCGTCGAATGTTGCCGCATCGATGGCCGAACCTTCCGGTGAGAGGGCCTTGCGACGTCTCGCGGATCGAGTGGTTGCCGAGGCCTGCAGCGTTCGGTCCGGACCGGTTCATCTCAATTGCGAGTTTCGGGAACCCTTTGGTCCACGAATCGTACCTTCGCCGCCGGACCAGGACGGCAAGGGTGCGCGCGAGCCAAATACGCGCACGCATCAGGTTCGCGGCTTCAGTGGTGACGTGCCTGCGGATGTGATCGATCTTTTGGCAGGCGCTCGGCGGCCACTGATCGTGATGGGGCCCACCGTGTTGGACGCAGGAGAGACGGAGGCAGGGTTGCGAAATCTTGCGGGCCGAGTCGGAGCGGCCATTTTTGCAGAGGCCACCGCGAACGTCCGAGGACTGCAGCCCGAAGATGGCCGTGTGGACGCCTACGATGCCTTGCTGCGAGGCGGGCAACCGAAGGAATTGCCCGATCTTCTGGTGCGCATCGGTGACCTGCCGACCTCCAAGGCGGTCGGGCAATTTTTGATGTCGTGTGCCGAGATTCCGCAAATGATTCTTGCAGAGAACGGCGAATGGCCCGATCCTGCGGCAACCGCTACTCACCTGATTTCCGGCCCGCTTGCGCCGATTCTTGCGACGATTGCAGAGTCTCTGCCGGAAAACGCAGACCGGAGTGCCTGGGCGGCAGGTTGGGTTGCCGCAGGTCTCGAGGCCCGTGGCCGACTCGATCGCTATCTGGATACGACCGAACCAGTGGAAGGAACGATCCTTCGGTCGGTGGTGCAGGCACTTCCGCGCGAGGCAGCGCTTTTTGTCGGCAACTCGATCTCTGTTCGGGACCTTGATCTCTTTTGTGCGTCTGGATCCGATTCGCCCGAGGTTCTTGTGAGTCGAGGGGCGTCGGGGATCGATGGTCTGGTCTCGACGATTTTCGGGGTCAGCGCCGGGCATTCAGGCGCTACCGTGGGCGTGCTTGGGGACGTTTCGTTCCTCCACGATGCCGGCGGTCTTCTTGCCGCCACGCGTGCGGACGCTCGTGCCGTACTGGTGGTTCTGGACAACGACGGTGGGGGGATCTTTGACCATCTGCCGCTGGCCGGCGAAGGGCATCCTGCCTTCGAAGATTTATTTGTCACTTCGCACGGTCGCTCAATCGCTGAAATCAGCAGATCCTATGGGGTTGCTTCAACGGAGGTGCGCGCGGAGCAATTTCCCGATGCTTTGCAGGCAGCACTTTCGAGTGGAGAGAGTCACGTCCTTGTCGTGCGGATTGAGCGTCGGGAATCACTCGCAGCTCATCGCGAAATCGGGACGTTGCTGTCGCAGGTGTCGGGATGGAACTGA
- a CDS encoding isochorismate synthase, with amino-acid sequence MTMPHRVPAEAEIRIERRQVEFSGDPRLLWDLAPEEPAFLWSRGSEEMIVSSGVAQGFEAAGPDRFREIAARLSRADLPRPLLVGGFAFDPAHAPAGEWSDFASLSFHLPRVAILLRPGRTELFAASADTAQSPGEVLDALEENLTQLVCRPKRTRSSLDLHVRARETDAEWQRSVSGALAEIESGQLEKLVLSRAVRVSSVEEFHVPRLTRHLSRAHPHANVFAVRRNGSTFLGASPETLACVENRELRTAAVAGTARRGDGASEEVAAAETLQTSVKERHEHQLVVADVVERIAPFCDQVKAEKTPETMSAGPVQHLRTPIRGTLLDDATFLDVVATLHPTPALGGLPRAEVASALNRHESSPRGWYGGGIGWMDGADGEISVAIRTALVRSGEATLHAGAGIVAGSEWTGELEETRLKMRTILEAFLEA; translated from the coding sequence ATGACGATGCCCCATCGCGTCCCCGCCGAAGCCGAAATCCGGATCGAGCGTCGACAGGTCGAATTTTCGGGAGACCCCCGTCTTCTATGGGATCTGGCTCCCGAGGAGCCCGCCTTTCTCTGGTCACGGGGCTCCGAGGAAATGATTGTGTCGAGTGGGGTCGCGCAGGGTTTTGAAGCGGCGGGGCCGGATCGCTTTCGCGAAATCGCGGCTCGCCTGAGCCGTGCCGATTTGCCCAGACCGTTGCTTGTCGGTGGTTTTGCCTTCGACCCGGCACATGCGCCCGCGGGGGAGTGGTCGGACTTCGCCTCCCTCTCCTTTCATTTGCCTCGAGTCGCGATCTTGCTGCGTCCGGGCCGAACCGAGCTTTTTGCAGCGAGTGCCGATACCGCGCAGTCTCCCGGAGAGGTTCTCGACGCACTTGAGGAAAATCTGACGCAACTGGTTTGCCGACCCAAACGAACGCGCAGTTCCCTCGACCTTCACGTGCGTGCCCGTGAAACCGATGCCGAATGGCAGAGGTCGGTTTCGGGTGCGCTCGCGGAAATCGAGAGCGGACAATTGGAAAAGCTGGTGCTGTCGCGGGCTGTGCGGGTCTCTTCGGTCGAGGAATTTCATGTCCCCCGCCTGACACGACACCTTAGCCGTGCCCATCCTCATGCCAATGTTTTTGCCGTGCGCCGCAATGGAAGCACCTTTCTCGGAGCAAGTCCCGAGACTCTTGCCTGCGTGGAAAATCGCGAGTTGAGGACAGCCGCGGTCGCGGGAACGGCGCGACGAGGCGATGGAGCGAGCGAAGAAGTAGCTGCGGCGGAGACCCTGCAGACAAGTGTCAAAGAGCGTCATGAGCATCAATTGGTCGTCGCCGACGTGGTCGAGCGCATTGCACCCTTCTGCGATCAGGTGAAGGCCGAGAAAACCCCCGAGACGATGTCGGCGGGTCCGGTCCAGCACTTGCGGACCCCGATTCGCGGCACGTTGCTCGACGACGCGACCTTCCTCGACGTGGTAGCCACACTGCACCCGACACCCGCTCTCGGTGGGTTGCCGCGCGCCGAAGTCGCGTCGGCCCTGAATCGTCATGAGTCGTCGCCGCGTGGGTGGTATGGCGGCGGGATCGGTTGGATGGATGGCGCCGATGGCGAGATCAGTGTGGCGATTCGGACGGCACTGGTTCGTTCCGGAGAAGCGACGCTGCATGCCGGGGCCGGCATTGTCGCAGGCTCCGAATGGACTGGCGAGCTGGAGGAGACGCGTCTGAAAATGCGCACCATCCTGGAAGCATTTCTGGAAGCCTAG